In Salarias fasciatus chromosome 20, fSalaFa1.1, whole genome shotgun sequence, a single window of DNA contains:
- the LOC115408395 gene encoding transcription factor HES-2-like, with the protein MSPNMTCEALQSFSPRLTVAKRKEALELRKTMKPLMEKRRRARINDSLNHLKNLILPLTGRDKTRYSKLEKADILEMTVRFLSDIPPLNTTNSADSYREGYKACLQRVSALLPKTSLDQDACQRVNDFVQQSMSATVKPTCLNCCAQSSRTLPQIQQKLLSLKSSFGSRAESQSRSSGAAAPRRAQSGPQPDTAAMWRPW; encoded by the exons ATGTCTCCAAACATGACTTGTGAAGCTCTCCAGTCCTTTTCTCCAAGACTGACTGTCGCCAAGAGGAAGGAAGCTCTCGAGCTGAGAAAG ACTATGAAACCACTGATGGAAAAAAGAAGGCGCGCTCGCATCAACGACAGCCTGAACCACCTGAAAAATCTCATCCTTCCCCTCACAGGCAGAGAT AAAACTCGCTACTCCAAGCTGGAAAAAGCCGACATCCTGGAAATGACTGTGAGGTTCCTGAGCGACATCCCTCCTCTGAACACCACAA ACTCCGCAGACAGCTACAGAGAAGGTTACAAAGCCTGCCTGCAGCGCGTCTCCGCTCTGCTTCCCAAAACGAGCCTGGATCAAGACGCGTGCCAGCGAGTCAACGACTTCGTCCAGCAGTCCATGTCCGCCACCGTCAAACCGACCTGCCTGAACTGCTGCGCGCAGAGCTCCAGGACTTTGCCTCAGATCCAGCAGAAGCTCCTGAGCCTGAAATCCAGCTTCGGCTCCAGAGCGGAGAGCCAGTCCCGCagcagcggcgcggcggccCCCCGCAGAGCGCAGTCCGGCCCGCAGCCCGACACCGCCGCCATGTGGAGACCCTGGTAG